A section of the Perognathus longimembris pacificus isolate PPM17 chromosome 7, ASM2315922v1, whole genome shotgun sequence genome encodes:
- the LOC125355248 gene encoding centromere protein R isoform X1, with the protein MSVRRALKLDDPLEENSFASSKVTRKKGIATYSPTTGTRPMTPFSSPRRSEKRKHSNTPSSGGRKIVTHFSLTKRKESTEEDNDEFMMLLSKAEKSSEGILKIMQNLHSIQALERNRELENLIGTFSAPCNLKREMKKTKELMIKVTRQKLFEKNIVLPHKELCHLDSYEFLKAILN; encoded by the exons tcATTTGCTTCTTCAAAAGTTACAAGGAAGAAAGGCATTGCAACTTATTCTCCAACAACTGGAACACGTccaatgaccccattttcttctccCAGAAGATCTGAAAAACGAAAGCACAGCAATACACCATCAAGTG gagggagaaaaatagtGACACACTTCAGTTTGACTAAAAGAAAGGAATCGACAGAAGAAGACAATGATGA ATTCATGATGTTGCTATCAAAAGCTGAAAAATCATCAGAAGGGATCTTGAAGATAATGCAGAATTTACATAGTATACAG GCtctggagagaaacagagagcttGAAAATCTCATTGGCACCTTCTCTGCACCGTGTaacttaaaaagagaaatgaagaaaaccaaagaactaa tgataAAAGTAACAAGACAGAAATTATTTGAGAAGAATATAGTACTTCCTCACAAAG AATTATGTCATCTTGACAGTTATGAATTCCTTAAAGCCATTTTAAACTGA